From the Cytobacillus luteolus genome, the window CGATTAATGATTTAGCTGCAGGTGATTCTGATCGAGCTCCAACGACCAGGACGATTAAGAAGATACTTAAAGCACTAAGAGAAATAGATCCTACAGTAAACTCTAATGACTTTTTCGATATGTAACCCATACAGTAAAAATTAGTAATTCAAGTCACACATAGACAAATGGGGTATTCATATCACCTATATCTAAGGGTAAAAACGGCCTGTATGGGGTAGTGAAAACAGCTAAGTTAAGTTCACTTATTTTTGAATAATTTGAGGTTGAAAAAGAGCAATTAGTTCGCTTTCTCCAAGTTTAATAAAACCTTACACCGGAACGGTTTAGCCGTTCTTTTTTATTTCCTTCCAAGGAAACGGCCAAAAGGAAACGTTTTTCTTTTCCCTTTGGGATTTCCTCTTGGAATTTCCTTTTGGGATTTCTGTCCAGGGAAACATAAATTAATCTATTATGAATCATCTCTAATTTGACAATTATAGTTTAGAGGTGATTTTTTATGGACTCATTCGGTCCTATAGTTTTTGTATTGGTTTTTGTTTTAATTCCCCTGTACTACTTGCTGGATCATCTTAGAAATCCGGAATTTGTTACGGTGCCAGAGGTTACTAATCATCGTTTGAAATGTGAAAGCCCTATAGAAACGAGGTTATATGGAGCATTAACTACACGAGGGTATTATGTAGAAACTCAAGTGCCATGTGGAAAGTACCGTATTGATATTGCCTTACCACAATACCGACTGGCAATAGAGTGTGATGGTAAAGCTTTTCACTCTTCAGCTGCACAAAAGGCACATGATGCGAAAAAGAATTCTTATTTAAAGAAAAACGGCTGGAAAGTACTGAGGTTTAGTGGCAGGCAAATAAATAGTAATATGGGTCATGTAATACGGAAAATTGAACAGAATCTAAAATAACACCCTTTTATTTGCGTTTTA encodes:
- a CDS encoding helix-turn-helix transcriptional regulator, with amino-acid sequence MFGLGKKRSKLGKWLDQRGISQTWLANKSGVNRNTINDLAAGDSDRAPTTRTIKKILKALREIDPTVNSNDFFDM
- a CDS encoding endonuclease domain-containing protein, whose translation is MDSFGPIVFVLVFVLIPLYYLLDHLRNPEFVTVPEVTNHRLKCESPIETRLYGALTTRGYYVETQVPCGKYRIDIALPQYRLAIECDGKAFHSSAAQKAHDAKKNSYLKKNGWKVLRFSGRQINSNMGHVIRKIEQNLK